The Punica granatum isolate Tunisia-2019 chromosome 4, ASM765513v2, whole genome shotgun sequence genome has a window encoding:
- the LOC116206345 gene encoding exopolyphosphatase PRUNE1-like isoform X2: protein MADVIRSSKAAPEQEPYVHSRDNPYFKGLSREDTASVGRGSNFDYLRTAPHPKISRSVSDMGDMRSGNFVLKGSEDVMNSSIEESDSDVVFETFDKNASKNSRPTSFSFPPIHSDLGFDFDDPNESEDLSPEAHEETKALRLQDSMGVSVLKKTYSICRGESALLRIPLPQSAASFYIGYAPLLEIVESCESITMLNSYLKETKKDVNAGAPGRFLHVVLGQDVSDASAFASTIMYAFYLYETFSSDQLCTVPVINMRRADLSTHAELKWLLSSCQVQETSLIFIDEIDLSYYDLYGSLKLVLLNGHKLHNKLEALKGAVVEIFNCRKGDSFYPWVKNVTVGQDCSCCTLLADKFAMTSAELLTGQGFSRLLLAGILLDTGNLTHQNCTSKDKYMATLLLNGAGRFGCDGLYQILRYKTYDISDLKVADILRKDFKKWSRVGNQDAAGLRFMVSHIGMSSIGISISQLLAQGDTSAHEIKIFQQLEKVRLLAIVSGYYDSEKNFKREVLVSSESAEIMKNLLQFFNVNASQLPMKTLALAGLMEEMRAFEIDRFTSRKSVERLLEEFSSTLKG from the exons ATGGCCGATGTCATCAGGTCTTCTAAAGCTGCTCCGGAGCAG GAGCCGTACGTCCACTCCCGTGACAATCCATATTTCAAGGGTCTGTCGAGAGAAGATACTGCCTCAGTTGGAAGAGGTTCAAATTTCGACTATCTTAGAACTGCACCACATCCGAAAATTTCTAGGTCGGTCTCAGATATGGGGGATATGAGGAGCGGAAATTTTGTTCTAAAAGGATCAGAAGATGTCATGAATTCATCCATAGAAGAGTCCGACTCCGACGTGGTTTTCGAAACTTTTGATAAGAATGCATCAAAAAATAGCAGACCaacttcattttcatttcctcctaTCCATTCAGACTTGGGCTTCGACTTTGATGATCCAAATGAATCAGAGGACTTGAGTCCTGAGGCCCATGAAGAAACCAAAGCTCTCCGACTGCAGGATAGCATGGGAGTGTCCGTATTAAAGAAAACATATTCGATATGCAGAGGAGAATCAGCCTTACTAAGGATTCCTCTTCCACAGTCTGCTGCATCATTTTATATTGGTTATGCTCCACTGCTGGAAATAGTGGAGTCGTGCGAAAGCATTACGATGCTGAACTCGTATTTGAAGGAGACAAAGAAAGATGTCAATGCTGGGGCACCGGGAAGGTTCTTGCATGTTGTCCTGGGGCAAGATGTTTCCG ATGCTAGTGCCTTTGCTTCAACCATCATGTATGCCTTCTACTTGTACGAGACCTTTAGCAGTGACCAGCTGTGCACTGTACCTGTTATCAATATGAGGAGAGCAGACCTCAGTACTCATGCTGAGCTCAAGTGGCTACTCAGTTCATGTCAAGTACAAGAGACCTCCTTGATCTTCATTGATGAG ATTGACCTTTCATACTACGATCTCTATGGTAGTCTAAAGCTTGTTCTGCTGAATGGTCATAAGCTGCACAACAAGCTGGAA GCTTTGAAGGGGGCTGTTGTTGAAATCTTCAATTGCAGAAAG gGCGACTCCTTCTACCCTTGGGTGAAGAATGTGACTGTAGGACAG GACTGTTCTTGTTGCACACTCCTTGCCGATAAATTCGCGATGACTTCGGCCGAACTTTTGACGGGTCAAGGATTCAGTAGACTTTTG TTAGCTGGCATTCTCTTGGATACTGGCAACTTAACACATCAGAACTGTACTTCCAAGGACAAGTACATGGCAACTTTGTTACTCAACGGTGCAGGTCGCTTTGGGTGTGATGGTCTTTATCAGATAC TGAGATACAAGACATATGATATTTCCGATCTTAAAGTAGCGGACATCCTGCGCAAGGACTTCAAAAAGTGGTCCAGAGTAG GCAACCAAGATGCTGCTGGTTTACGTTTTATGGTCTCGCACATTGGGATGAGTTCCATTGGGATTTCAATTAGCCAACTTCTCGCTCAGGGAGATACTTCAGCTCacgaaattaaaatttttcagc AGTTGGAGAAAGTCCGGCTCCTGGCAATTGTTTCAGGGTATTATGATTCTGAGAAGAACTTCAAG AGAGAAGTCCTGGTCTCCTCTGAATCTGCTGAGATTATGAAGAATCTCTTGCAATTCTTCAATGTGAATGCTTCCCAACTGCCAATGAAAACTCTAGCACTAGCAG gTCTTATGGAAGAGATGAGAGCATTCGAGATCGATAGGTTCACCTCAAGGAAGTCCGTGGAACGATTACTCGAAGAGTTTAGTAGCACGTTGAAGGGTTAA
- the LOC116206345 gene encoding exopolyphosphatase PRUNE1-like isoform X1: MVFHQIYGPLIFHSQSLSKNLSPFNEEPYVHSRDNPYFKGLSREDTASVGRGSNFDYLRTAPHPKISRSVSDMGDMRSGNFVLKGSEDVMNSSIEESDSDVVFETFDKNASKNSRPTSFSFPPIHSDLGFDFDDPNESEDLSPEAHEETKALRLQDSMGVSVLKKTYSICRGESALLRIPLPQSAASFYIGYAPLLEIVESCESITMLNSYLKETKKDVNAGAPGRFLHVVLGQDVSDASAFASTIMYAFYLYETFSSDQLCTVPVINMRRADLSTHAELKWLLSSCQVQETSLIFIDEIDLSYYDLYGSLKLVLLNGHKLHNKLEALKGAVVEIFNCRKGDSFYPWVKNVTVGQDCSCCTLLADKFAMTSAELLTGQGFSRLLLAGILLDTGNLTHQNCTSKDKYMATLLLNGAGRFGCDGLYQILRYKTYDISDLKVADILRKDFKKWSRVGNQDAAGLRFMVSHIGMSSIGISISQLLAQGDTSAHEIKIFQQLEKVRLLAIVSGYYDSEKNFKREVLVSSESAEIMKNLLQFFNVNASQLPMKTLALAGLMEEMRAFEIDRFTSRKSVERLLEEFSSTLKG, translated from the exons ATGGTTTTTCATCAAATATATGGACCCTTAATCTTTCATTCGCAAAGTTTGAGCAAGAACCTTTCGCCCTTTAATGAG GAGCCGTACGTCCACTCCCGTGACAATCCATATTTCAAGGGTCTGTCGAGAGAAGATACTGCCTCAGTTGGAAGAGGTTCAAATTTCGACTATCTTAGAACTGCACCACATCCGAAAATTTCTAGGTCGGTCTCAGATATGGGGGATATGAGGAGCGGAAATTTTGTTCTAAAAGGATCAGAAGATGTCATGAATTCATCCATAGAAGAGTCCGACTCCGACGTGGTTTTCGAAACTTTTGATAAGAATGCATCAAAAAATAGCAGACCaacttcattttcatttcctcctaTCCATTCAGACTTGGGCTTCGACTTTGATGATCCAAATGAATCAGAGGACTTGAGTCCTGAGGCCCATGAAGAAACCAAAGCTCTCCGACTGCAGGATAGCATGGGAGTGTCCGTATTAAAGAAAACATATTCGATATGCAGAGGAGAATCAGCCTTACTAAGGATTCCTCTTCCACAGTCTGCTGCATCATTTTATATTGGTTATGCTCCACTGCTGGAAATAGTGGAGTCGTGCGAAAGCATTACGATGCTGAACTCGTATTTGAAGGAGACAAAGAAAGATGTCAATGCTGGGGCACCGGGAAGGTTCTTGCATGTTGTCCTGGGGCAAGATGTTTCCG ATGCTAGTGCCTTTGCTTCAACCATCATGTATGCCTTCTACTTGTACGAGACCTTTAGCAGTGACCAGCTGTGCACTGTACCTGTTATCAATATGAGGAGAGCAGACCTCAGTACTCATGCTGAGCTCAAGTGGCTACTCAGTTCATGTCAAGTACAAGAGACCTCCTTGATCTTCATTGATGAG ATTGACCTTTCATACTACGATCTCTATGGTAGTCTAAAGCTTGTTCTGCTGAATGGTCATAAGCTGCACAACAAGCTGGAA GCTTTGAAGGGGGCTGTTGTTGAAATCTTCAATTGCAGAAAG gGCGACTCCTTCTACCCTTGGGTGAAGAATGTGACTGTAGGACAG GACTGTTCTTGTTGCACACTCCTTGCCGATAAATTCGCGATGACTTCGGCCGAACTTTTGACGGGTCAAGGATTCAGTAGACTTTTG TTAGCTGGCATTCTCTTGGATACTGGCAACTTAACACATCAGAACTGTACTTCCAAGGACAAGTACATGGCAACTTTGTTACTCAACGGTGCAGGTCGCTTTGGGTGTGATGGTCTTTATCAGATAC TGAGATACAAGACATATGATATTTCCGATCTTAAAGTAGCGGACATCCTGCGCAAGGACTTCAAAAAGTGGTCCAGAGTAG GCAACCAAGATGCTGCTGGTTTACGTTTTATGGTCTCGCACATTGGGATGAGTTCCATTGGGATTTCAATTAGCCAACTTCTCGCTCAGGGAGATACTTCAGCTCacgaaattaaaatttttcagc AGTTGGAGAAAGTCCGGCTCCTGGCAATTGTTTCAGGGTATTATGATTCTGAGAAGAACTTCAAG AGAGAAGTCCTGGTCTCCTCTGAATCTGCTGAGATTATGAAGAATCTCTTGCAATTCTTCAATGTGAATGCTTCCCAACTGCCAATGAAAACTCTAGCACTAGCAG gTCTTATGGAAGAGATGAGAGCATTCGAGATCGATAGGTTCACCTCAAGGAAGTCCGTGGAACGATTACTCGAAGAGTTTAGTAGCACGTTGAAGGGTTAA